A DNA window from Pseudomonas sp. GD03919 contains the following coding sequences:
- a CDS encoding AraC family transcriptional regulator encodes MFSISAGFVGQLVNMLEGEGLDSARLCQEAGVDLGCLAAQPDSFVFQGNVHKLMALAAEASANPDIGLRAYRHFLPGGFQLLGYTMMSSANLKQALESFVYFFPLLGDGFTPGLSSEGGGLRFWVAEDAEEGVIKSRGLEDAGIASVLGFCRWLAGASLPRLREIEFTYPEPASTVEHQRLFGCALRFGARRISILFDQQDLLRPLSTANEALALLHGRFAEHRIDQLRGTTYSERVRSVLIARLSLGVCDMGTVAMNLDIGKRTLQRELIREGSPFKDVLDGARRQLADYYLRQCLYSVDRCSDLLGFKEPSSLHKACLRWFGMPPGRYRDQLPRSLEPG; translated from the coding sequence ATGTTCAGTATCAGCGCCGGTTTCGTGGGGCAATTGGTGAATATGCTGGAGGGGGAGGGGCTGGATTCGGCCCGCCTTTGTCAGGAGGCCGGAGTTGATCTGGGCTGCCTGGCGGCGCAACCAGACAGCTTCGTTTTCCAAGGAAATGTCCATAAGCTGATGGCGTTGGCGGCTGAGGCATCAGCAAATCCCGATATCGGCTTGAGGGCCTACCGACATTTTCTCCCGGGGGGATTCCAACTGCTGGGCTACACGATGATGTCCAGTGCAAATCTCAAGCAGGCGCTGGAATCCTTCGTGTATTTCTTTCCCTTGCTTGGCGACGGCTTCACTCCGGGCCTTTCGTCAGAGGGCGGTGGCCTGCGCTTTTGGGTTGCCGAGGATGCCGAGGAAGGCGTGATCAAGTCCAGGGGGCTCGAGGACGCGGGTATCGCCTCGGTGCTTGGCTTCTGCCGCTGGTTGGCCGGCGCGAGCCTGCCGCGCTTGCGAGAAATCGAATTCACCTATCCTGAACCGGCAAGCACGGTCGAGCACCAACGGTTATTCGGTTGTGCCTTGCGATTCGGTGCTCGCCGCATCAGCATCCTGTTCGATCAACAGGATCTATTGCGCCCGCTGAGCACGGCCAACGAGGCGTTGGCGTTGTTGCACGGCCGTTTTGCCGAACACCGGATAGACCAGTTGCGTGGCACGACCTACAGCGAGCGTGTACGGAGCGTGCTCATCGCGCGCCTCAGTCTGGGCGTCTGCGACATGGGGACGGTGGCGATGAACCTGGATATCGGCAAGCGCACCTTGCAGCGGGAGCTCATTCGGGAGGGCTCGCCTTTCAAGGACGTACTCGATGGGGCTCGCCGGCAACTAGCCGATTATTACTTGCGGCAGTGCCTATACAGCGTAGACAGGTGCAGCGATCTGCTGGGGTTCAAGGAACCGAGCAGCCTCCACAAGGCCTGCTTGCGTTGGTTCGGCATGCCTCCCGGTCGTTATCGCGATCAGCTACCTCGTTCGCTCGAGCCTGGATGA